The Quadrisphaera setariae nucleotide sequence ACGAGGTCGAGAGGCTGCTCTCGTCCATGGCCGCGCTGCGCGAGGAGGGGCACGCGCTGGTGTTCGTCAGCCACCGCCTCAGCGAGGTGACGGCTGTGGCCGACCACGTCACCGTGCTGCGCGACGGCCGCGTGGCCGACGAGGGGCCCGCTGCCGGCTTCGACGAGGCGCGCGTGGTGCACGCCATGACCGGGCACGCGCGCACCGGTGCCGAGCGGGCGCGCCGGTCCGCGCCCACTGGGGCGTCCACCGGAGCGCCCCGCCTGCGGGCCACCGGTCTGGCCGGTGGTGCGCTGCGCGGGGTCGACCTGGAGGTGCGCGCCGGGGAGGTGGTCGGCATCGGCGGGCTCGCTGGTTCGGGGCGCACCTCGCTGCTGCGCGCGCTGTTCGGTGACCTGCCCGCCAGCGGCGCGGTGGAGCTCGACGGCGCGCCGCTGGCGCTGCGGTCGCCGCGCGACGCGGTGCGGGCGGGCATCGCCCTCGTCCCCGAGGACCGGCTGCGCGAGGCCGCCTTCCTCGACCGGCCGATCTGGGAGAACCTCGGCGCCCGGCGGCTCCTGTTCGGCGGCACCCGGCGCTCGCTGGTCGGATCCGGTGCTCGTGAGCGCCGTGCCGCGCCCGGGCTGGTGCGGCGCTTCGCGGTGCGCGCCCCCTCCTCCGACGCGCCGCTGGGTGCGCTGTCGGGGGGCAACCAGCAGAAGGTGGTCATGGCCCGGTGGCTGTCCACCTCGCCCCGCGTGGTCCTGCTCGACGAGCCCTCCCAGGGCGTCGACGCGGTGGCCCGCGAGGAGATCCACCGGCTCGTGCGGGAGGCCGCCGAGGGCGGCGCCGCCGTCGTCGTCGTCTCCAGCGACCTCGAGGAGCTCGAGGCGCTCAGCGACCGCGTGGTGGTGCTCGCCGACGGGCGCGTGGTCGCCGAGCTCACCGGCGACGCCGTCACCCGGCACGCCGTCACCGTCCACATGCAGGGCACGACCCACGGATGCGAGGTCGCAGCATGACCACCACGGACCCCACCCCCCGCACCGAGGCTCCTGCGCGCGCCTCGCAGACGTCCCCGCCGGGCCCGTCGGAGGTGGGGCGCCCGGGGACCCGGACGGGGCTGGCGGGCCTGTCGGGGCTCGGCGAGCGCTACGGGCTGCTCCTGCTCGTGGCGGGCATGGCCGTGGTCTTCAGCGTGCTGCCGGAGTCGGGGGAGGCCTTCCGCAGCGTCGGCAACGCCCGGGCCATCGCGGCCAACCAGGGCGTCGGGCTGGTGGTCGCGCTCGCGCTGCTGCTGCCGCTGGCCGCGGGCCACTTCGACTTCTCCGTGGGGGCCGTCGCGGCGTCGTCGTCGCTGGTCACCGCGGCGCTCAGCGCGCAGCACGGCCTGCCGCTGGTGGTGGCCGTGCTCGTGGCGGTGGCGTTCGGCGCGGCCGTGGGCGCGGCGCTCGGGTGGCTGGTGGCCTACCTGGAGGTCAACCCGTTCATCTCCACCCTGGGGGCGGCCACGCTGCTCGGGGGCGCGATCTTCGCGTACACCGGCGGGCTGCAGATCACCAGCGGCATCCCGCCCCAGCTGACCGCCGTCGGGTCCTCCCAGGTGCTCGGCGTGCCGGTCATCGCCGTGGTCGCCGCGGCGGTGGCGGTGGCGGTGTGGCTGCTCACCGCGCGGACGGCGTTCGGCCGCCGCCTGTACGCGGTGGGCTCCAACGCCCGCGCCACCCAGCTGCTCGGCGTGGACGTGCGCCGCACGCAGCTGCTCGCGTTCGTCGGGTCGGGCACCGTCGCGGCCGTCGGCGGGGTGCTGCTGCTGGCCCGCCAGGGCGCTGCCACCTCTGACAGCGGCATGTCGATGCTCTTCCCGGCGCTGACGGCCGTGCTGCTCGGCACGATCGTCGTGGACCTCGGCAGGCCCTCGGTGCCGGGCACCGTCATCGGCATCCTCTTCGTGGCCGTCATCGTCAGCGGACTGGCGCTGGTGGGCGCACCGGCGTGGGTGAGCCCGGTGTTCAACGGCGCGGCGCTGCTGCTCGCCGTGGGGTTCGCCCGGCTGGCCCGCGCGCGCCGAGGCCCTCGCCGCGTCCGACGGGCCCGCCGTGCCTGACGGGGGAGCCGTGCCCGAGCAGCCCGACCAGCGCGAGGCGGCCGCCGCCCACGAGACCCTCCTGTTCGCGTGGCTGCGCGCCGACGACGACGCCACGCGCCCGCAGGACACCTCCGACGCCATCGTCGTGCGCTCCACCGGGCCGGCGCCGCGGATCTCGCGGCGGCTGGAGCTCGACACCGTGGAGTGCGCGGTGGTCGAGGGCGAGGAGGTGGACGTCGAGCCGTTCCCCACCACCCGGGCCTGGCGCGGCGTGCTGCTCGGCTACCTGGACGACGGCGAGCTGTCCGTCGACCAGGAGGGGCGCCGCGTGGACCTGCACCGCGGTGACTTCGTCTTCTACACCGCCGCGCAGCGGTACCGGATCCGCTCGTCGGCGGCCCACCGCTTCCTGGTGGTGCGCATCCCCACCTCCGCGCTGGTGCTGCGGCACGGCCTGTTCACCGACGTGCTGTCCACCGACCTCAACGACCTGCCGTCGGCGCCGCTGCTGCGCAGCCTCCTGGCGGTGCTCGCCGACCCCGGGTTCGCGCCGAGCCTGCCCGCGCGGGCGCACACCGCCGACGCCCTCGTCGCCGCGGCGCACGCCGTCATCGCCGACGCCCGCGAGCCGGGCACCGCTGAGGCGATGTCGCAGTTCCACCGCATCGTCGTGTGGATCGACGCCCACCTCGCCGACGACGACCTGTCCACCGACCGGGTGGCCGCGGGCAGCTTCGTCTCGGCGCGCACGGTGCGCCGGGTGTTCGCCCTCAACGGCACCACGGTGTCGGCGCTGGTGCGGCAGCGGCGGCTGGAGCGGGTCCGCAACGCGCTGCTCGACCCCCGGGAGCAGGGGACGTCGATCGGCGCCCTCGCGGCCCGCTGGGGCCTGCGGGAGCCGTCCAGCTTCAGCCGGGCGTTCACCCAGCAGTTCGGCATGCCGCCTCGCCGGTACCGCGCGCTGCACCTGCACCAGGGCACGGCGGGCGGGCCCGCCGGCGCTGGTGCAGACGGGCCGGCGGGAGCGGCACCGCAGCCCGTGCCCGTCTCCTGACCGACCCCGACCGCACCCGAACGCACCCGACCCGCCGTTCCACCGAGGAGCCCCGATGACCCTGCTGTCCCGTCCGACCGTCGCCCGCTTCGTGGCGCGCCGGCTGCAGACCGTGATGCCGAAGGTGCTCGCGAAGCAGACCGGTGGCCGCGACCCCCGGGACCGGCTCCCGCAGTTCCGCACCGAGCGCACCGAGCTCGTGGTGCCCGCCAGCCCGCCGGCACCCGTGGTCGTGCACCGCGCGCCCGGCACCGGGCCGGACGCGCCGGTGCACGTGAACTTCCACGGCGGCGGGTACATCCTCGGCCAGGACCACGGCGACGACGCGCTGTGCCGGGTGGTGGCCTGCCAGGCCGGCGCGGTGGTGGTGGACGTCGACTACGCCGTCGCCCCCCAGCACCCGTTCCCGGTGCCGGTGCACCAGGCGGTCGAGGTGGTGCGGTGGGTGGCTTCTCACGGGGCGGCCCACGGCTGGGACGGCGCCCGGCTCACCGTGGGTGGTCAGAGCGCTGGTGGCGCCATCGCCGCGGCCGTGGCGCGCACCCTGCTGCGCGACGGCGGTCCGCAGCCGCTGCTGCAGGTGCTGCACTACCCGCCGCTCGACCTCACCGTGCCGGTCACGGCCAAGCACAGCCCGTTGCCCAAGCCGGTGCTCACCCCGTGGATGGGGGAGGTGTTCGACACCGCGTACGTGCCCGACGCCGCACGCCGCAGCGACCCGCTCGTCTCACCCGCCGCCGTCGGAGACACCGCGGACCTGACCGGCATCGCCCCGGCCCTGGTCATCGCGTGCGCGGACGACGTCCTGCACGACGAGGACGTCCGCTACGCCGCCCGGCTGGAGGGCGCCGGAGCGCTGGCCGAGCTCATCGAGGTGCCTGGCGCCGACCACGGGTACGACATGGGCGACGACGTGCGCGGCCTGGCGACCTACGAGGCGATCGCCCGGCACGTCGCGAAGGCGACCGCTGTGTGAACCACGGCTCTTCCGCACGACGCGGGGAGACCACCCCCAGCTCGCCGACGGCGAGACCCGTGGGGCGTCCCTCGAACGGGCCGGAGGTCCGACAGCCCGTCCGGACACCACCGGTGGCTCGCGGCCGGTCGGTGCCGCCGGCCCGTGCGCCCTGTCACCCGTGCGGAGCCAGCCGCGCCGCCAGTCCCGTCAGCAGGACCTCGAGCCCCTCGTCCAGCTCGGCGGCCCCGTCGTAGTCGGCCAGAGCCCCTGCCAGGGAGCGCAGCCGGGGGAACTCGCGCAGGGGGAGGTGGTGCAGCCCCAGGCGGAGCAGGGCCTCGTCCTCATCGGGGTCGGCCACCAGCTCCTGCAGCTCGTTCAGGACGTGGCCGTTCAAGAAGCCGAAGTAGAGCCGGTAGACGTGCAGGGCGCCGACGGGGTCGAAACCCGCAGCCACGAGCACGTCCAGCAGCTGCTCCAGGGGGCGCAGGGTGCCCAGCGGTCGCAGGCCCAGAGGCGTGGAGAGGGGGCGGGTGACCAGCAGCGGCACCACGTGCGGGTGGGCCAGGGCCAGGCGGCGGTAGGCGTGCGCCACCTCGCGCAGCTGCTCGCCCCACCGGGTCGAGCTCGCTCCAGCGCTGTCCTGCTCACCGCCGGCGGTCCGCTGCACCTCGTGGACCTCATGGCCCTCGGTGCCAGACCCCGCGACCTGCAGACGTGACAGGACGAGCTCGACCACGCCGTCCAGCACGTCGTCGCGGTTGGCCGTGTGGCGGTACAGCGCCATCGGGTCCCGCCCCAGCTGCTGGCCCAGGCGTCGCATCGTCAGCGCGTCCAGGCCCTCGGCGTCGATGAGGTCCAGGGCCGCCTGCAGCACCAGCTCGCGGCTCAGCGGGCTGCGGTCCCGCCCGCGGTCGCGGCGACTGCTCGCCGCGGGCGGCGGCGTCGATGACGCAGGGGCGAGCCTCCCCGCACCACTGCTCCCTGAGTGACCTGCGGTGCTCATCGGGGCGGCTCAGCTCCTGGGGTCGAGGACGCCCGCCGGGCGGCGGGCTCATGGCCGACAGATCAAGTCGTGCTCGACTTGCTACAGCGTAGACCTACGCTAACATCTACAACGTAGACGCAGTGCGTGACCACGACCAGCGGTGCCGCCCGACGGCAGCGTCGGCGCGGCTCGACACCACCTGCGCTGCTGCTCATCCGGTAGGAGGTGAGCTTCCGCCCTCGACCGAGGAGAACGCCATCACCGCCACCGACCTGCGCGGGTCCGCACCGGCCGAGGACCGCGCCGCACGCCCCACCCGAGCCAGGGACCGCGCCACCACCGCCTACGCCGAGCTGGCCGGCCAGGTCCGCGCCGCTGGGCTCATGGGGCGCCGCCGCGGCTACTACGCCGTGCGGGCGACCGCAGCGCTGCTCGCCTCAGCCGCCGTGGTCACCGGCGTCGTGCTGGTCGGGGACTCGTGGTGGCAGCTCGGGCTGGCCGCGGCGGTCGGCGTCATCGTCACCCAGTTCGCCTTCCTCGGGCACGACGGCGCCCACCGGCAGATCTTCGACTCACCCCGGCGCAACGACTGGGCCGCGCGCCTCTTCGCCGGCCTGTTCGCCGGGATGAGCTACGGCTGGTGGATGCGCAAGCACTCCAAGCACCACGGCGCTCCCAACCAGCTGGGCAAGGACACCGACATCGAGTCCACGGTGATCGCCTTCCACGAGCAGGAGGCACGCGCCCGGCGCGGCCTGCGCGCCCGGTTGACCCGTCACCAGGGCTGGCTGTTCCTGCCGCTGCTCCTCCTGGCGGGGGCCAACCTGCACGTGGACTCCGCCAAGGCGCTGCTCTCGCGGGACGCCAAGGGGCGCTGGACCGACGTCGCCCTGCTCACGGCGCACTGGGGTCTGTACCTGACGGGCCTGCTGCTGGTGATGTCACCGCTGACCGCTGCCGCCTTCGTCGCGGTCCACCTCGCCGTCCTGGGTGTGTGCATGGCCGGGGCCTTCGCCCCCAACCACGTCGGCATGCCGATCATCGCCCGCGGCGCCCGGACCGACTTCCTGTCCCGGCAGGTGCTCACCTCCCGCAACGTCACCGGCGGGGTCTGGGTCGACTTCGCCATGGGCGGGTTGAACCGCCAGGTGGAGCACCACCTGTTCCCGAGCATGCCCCGGCCCAACCTGCGCCGGGTGCAGCCGCTGGTGCGCGCGTTCTGCGTCGAGCGCGGCATCGTCTACACCGAGCAGACCCTGGTGGGTTCCTACCGCTCGATCATCACCCACCTCAACGAGGTCGGGCTGAAGGCCGGAGACCCCTTCACCTGCGCCTCCGCGGCGCAGCTGCGCGCGTGACGGACCTCCTCACCGCCGGAGCCGGCGCAGCGCTGACACGGCGATCACCCGAGCCCGCACCTAGCGCGTCCTGCGTGAGCGGAGACGGGGCCGGGAACGGGGACCGGGGCGCGCCCGGCGCGCCCGGCGCGCCCGGCTCGGGTCCTCCGGCATCCCACCAGCACGAGCCAGGGGACGGGCGCGCGGACGGAGACCCGCTCGCCGGCCAGGGGAGCACGTCCTCGCTCCTGGAGGAGCAGGACCGCCTCAGGCGCCGCCTGCACGACCTGCAGGAGCGCCTGAGCGCCGGTCCCACGGCCGTCGAGCGCGAAGCCCTCGTCCACGACGTCGACGGCACCGCCGACCGGCTCGACGAGGTCGCTGACGCGCTGGACGCCACCGCTGACCGCCGTGACGCCGCCGCCGAGGCCCGTGACACCCGCGCCGTGGACCGCGACCGCTTCGCGAGAGACCGCGCCACCCCTTCTCCCGAGCGAGGAGCAGGGGCTGTCGACCGCCACCACGCCGCTGTGGCCCGGGACTGGGCAGCCAGTGACCGGCTCGACGCCCGGGAGGACCGCCGGCGGGCCGCCAGCGCCCGCCGCAGCGCTGCGGACGCGCGACGCCACGCGGCCCAGCACTCACGTCCGCTCAGCGACCAGGACGAGCGGGACGACTGCCGCTGAGCCTCGGTCGCACGTCGCTGTTGAGGTGGTGCCCGTCTCCCGCTCCGGGGACTCTGGAGCTGTCCGCGGGGTGGTCCTGGACCTGGTCCAGGTCTCCTCGGTGGACTCCGCAGGTCTGGGCGTGCTGGTGTGCGGTCACCGACGAGCGCGGCGCAGCGGTCCCACCCTGCGCCTGACCGGCGCGTCGGACCAGCTGCAGGCGATGCTGTCCGTCACCGGGCCGACCGAGGTGCTGGAGGTCTTCGCCGACGTGGAGGCCGCGACGGCGTGAGGCCCCCGGCCCTCGCGACGGTGGTGGGCGAGGCGCTGACCTCGCACCGGTGGCGCGCTCCCGCCGCGGAGGTCCCCTGCAGGGACGTCGCAGCCCGAGGCCGGTGCGCAGCGGGGCCGGTCCACCTCGGGGGGGGCGAGGCGCTCGCGCTCACGAGGCCGGACCGGGCTGGACGCCGTGTGCGGGCCGCGCGAGCACCGTCTGGGCGGCAGCCCTCGAGGTCCGCAGGCGGCAGGTGGTGTCAGGCGGCGCCGCCGCGGCTCAGGACGGCCGGGACCTCGAACGCGGGGACCGGTCGCCCTGTCAGCCAGCCCTGCGCGTGGCGGCAGCCGAGGGAGACGAGCACCGCGCGCTCATCGGCGGTCTCCAGGCCCTCGGCCACCACCGACAGGCGGCCAGCGCGGGCCAGCACGAGGATCGCCTCGACCAGGCCGCTGTCGAGGGGGTGGGCGTCGGGACTGGTGGACAGGCCGCTGACGAGCGACCTGTCGATCTTCAGGCCGTCCACCGGGAGCGACTTCAGGCGCGCGAGGTCGGAGTGGCTGACGCCGAAGTCGTCCACCACCACCCTCACGCCCGCGCGGCGCAGCAGCTGCAGCTGCTCCACCTCGGGTCCGCCCAGCGGCAGCCCCTCGGTCACCTCGACCACCAGGCGGGAGCTGGCGAGGC carries:
- a CDS encoding sugar ABC transporter ATP-binding protein, which produces MAAPAPSPQVQPQPLASVSALSKTYATRVVDRVDLQVLPGQVHALLGGNGSGKSTLLKMVAGVVVPDPGGTITVGGVEHPSEAHSPALAAAGGLRFVHQDLALVDQLSIAENFGLAAGFPRGRTGLVSARRLRERTARALAASGLDLHPDTPAGVLRPSERALVAIARALRGSGPVDGADDDGPLALVLDEPTASLPVDEVERLLSSMAALREEGHALVFVSHRLSEVTAVADHVTVLRDGRVADEGPAAGFDEARVVHAMTGHARTGAERARRSAPTGASTGAPRLRATGLAGGALRGVDLEVRAGEVVGIGGLAGSGRTSLLRALFGDLPASGAVELDGAPLALRSPRDAVRAGIALVPEDRLREAAFLDRPIWENLGARRLLFGGTRRSLVGSGARERRAAPGLVRRFAVRAPSSDAPLGALSGGNQQKVVMARWLSTSPRVVLLDEPSQGVDAVAREEIHRLVREAAEGGAAVVVVSSDLEELEALSDRVVVLADGRVVAELTGDAVTRHAVTVHMQGTTHGCEVAA
- a CDS encoding ABC transporter permease, whose amino-acid sequence is MTTTDPTPRTEAPARASQTSPPGPSEVGRPGTRTGLAGLSGLGERYGLLLLVAGMAVVFSVLPESGEAFRSVGNARAIAANQGVGLVVALALLLPLAAGHFDFSVGAVAASSSLVTAALSAQHGLPLVVAVLVAVAFGAAVGAALGWLVAYLEVNPFISTLGAATLLGGAIFAYTGGLQITSGIPPQLTAVGSSQVLGVPVIAVVAAAVAVAVWLLTARTAFGRRLYAVGSNARATQLLGVDVRRTQLLAFVGSGTVAAVGGVLLLARQGAATSDSGMSMLFPALTAVLLGTIVVDLGRPSVPGTVIGILFVAVIVSGLALVGAPAWVSPVFNGAALLLAVGFARLARARRGPRRVRRARRA
- a CDS encoding helix-turn-helix transcriptional regulator produces the protein MPDGGAVPEQPDQREAAAAHETLLFAWLRADDDATRPQDTSDAIVVRSTGPAPRISRRLELDTVECAVVEGEEVDVEPFPTTRAWRGVLLGYLDDGELSVDQEGRRVDLHRGDFVFYTAAQRYRIRSSAAHRFLVVRIPTSALVLRHGLFTDVLSTDLNDLPSAPLLRSLLAVLADPGFAPSLPARAHTADALVAAAHAVIADAREPGTAEAMSQFHRIVVWIDAHLADDDLSTDRVAAGSFVSARTVRRVFALNGTTVSALVRQRRLERVRNALLDPREQGTSIGALAARWGLREPSSFSRAFTQQFGMPPRRYRALHLHQGTAGGPAGAGADGPAGAAPQPVPVS
- a CDS encoding alpha/beta hydrolase fold domain-containing protein, which encodes MTLLSRPTVARFVARRLQTVMPKVLAKQTGGRDPRDRLPQFRTERTELVVPASPPAPVVVHRAPGTGPDAPVHVNFHGGGYILGQDHGDDALCRVVACQAGAVVVDVDYAVAPQHPFPVPVHQAVEVVRWVASHGAAHGWDGARLTVGGQSAGGAIAAAVARTLLRDGGPQPLLQVLHYPPLDLTVPVTAKHSPLPKPVLTPWMGEVFDTAYVPDAARRSDPLVSPAAVGDTADLTGIAPALVIACADDVLHDEDVRYAARLEGAGALAELIEVPGADHGYDMGDDVRGLATYEAIARHVAKATAV
- a CDS encoding TetR/AcrR family transcriptional regulator C-terminal domain-containing protein, which codes for MSTAGHSGSSGAGRLAPASSTPPPAASSRRDRGRDRSPLSRELVLQAALDLIDAEGLDALTMRRLGQQLGRDPMALYRHTANRDDVLDGVVELVLSRLQVAGSGTEGHEVHEVQRTAGGEQDSAGASSTRWGEQLREVAHAYRRLALAHPHVVPLLVTRPLSTPLGLRPLGTLRPLEQLLDVLVAAGFDPVGALHVYRLYFGFLNGHVLNELQELVADPDEDEALLRLGLHHLPLREFPRLRSLAGALADYDGAAELDEGLEVLLTGLAARLAPHG
- a CDS encoding fatty acid desaturase family protein; translated protein: MRDHDQRCRPTAASARLDTTCAAAHPVGGELPPSTEENAITATDLRGSAPAEDRAARPTRARDRATTAYAELAGQVRAAGLMGRRRGYYAVRATAALLASAAVVTGVVLVGDSWWQLGLAAAVGVIVTQFAFLGHDGAHRQIFDSPRRNDWAARLFAGLFAGMSYGWWMRKHSKHHGAPNQLGKDTDIESTVIAFHEQEARARRGLRARLTRHQGWLFLPLLLLAGANLHVDSAKALLSRDAKGRWTDVALLTAHWGLYLTGLLLVMSPLTAAAFVAVHLAVLGVCMAGAFAPNHVGMPIIARGARTDFLSRQVLTSRNVTGGVWVDFAMGGLNRQVEHHLFPSMPRPNLRRVQPLVRAFCVERGIVYTEQTLVGSYRSIITHLNEVGLKAGDPFTCASAAQLRA
- a CDS encoding STAS domain-containing protein → MPVSRSGDSGAVRGVVLDLVQVSSVDSAGLGVLVCGHRRARRSGPTLRLTGASDQLQAMLSVTGPTEVLEVFADVEAATA